AAATTGAGGAATTTTTGTGCGGCTCCGATTTAAATTTGTGTGGATGGTGCTGTTTAGAACatacatatgaatttcattAGAATATGTCCAGTTTGAAACTCGGTAACttgaattcatatttatttaatCCTGTATTGCACTTATGTTTTGGTTTTGTTCTCTGGTCCCACCCCCGTCTTTTAAGTGCAAGCATCTTATTTTAGAAATTTTTATCACACGTGACTTTTGCAGTGCAATTATAGATAATCCAATGATACTCTGTTCACTTTTagcaaatttttcattatactctacatataatgtttcaatgtTGGGTTAAGGTTCCCCCAAGTAGAGGACAGATGTGTACTCTTTTGTGTTTACATTCTGCTTAATATGTATCagttattttcataaatttgttACTTAgcaattattcatttctttATGTTGTAGAGTAGAAGCATGAGTGATTGCTATATTTAATTAGTCGTATGTGGTCATGTTGGAAACCAGGTCTGTTCGTGGAATGCCAGAACCTTCTTGGCAGTCTAAAAGTAACTTTGGGACTAGAGTACCATCTCACCAAATGGCTGTTCCAAATGCTCGACATGGTATGTTATTGAATGAGTAGACTTAGTGGAGTAAAATAGACACATACTTGTCTTCCATGAACAGTTTCACCTGATATTTCATTTGGCTTTGTTTTAATTATTCAGCATGTAatgttatttaaattttttcattatactcTGTATATGGTGCACATGGACAGGTTTTATTTATGAATGATTTGTCATTTACCATATTAGCTCTTTCTATAGATTTTCAACTTGAGTTGGTAGTAATTATTGAAGTCCTAATTTAATGGTGTATTAACAGTTTTCATTACATGACTGAACCGGCATATATATATTACATTACTTGATTTCATAGGTAATGAGTAAAAATTTTGAATCACTGTTCTGATATGAAATTCATCAAAGTATTATTGATTATGACACTCTTGAACATACTAACTATTCATTATTGTTTAATAATATTACTTAatggataatttttttcatatacctGATTTTATCGAATATGCATGTACCTAAGTAGTTAGAATTTAGTTACTTGAGTAACTTGAAAGGAAGCAAAATTTTCGCAGGATTTTTCTTGTTATATCGTTTTGGAAATTGACAAAGAAATAATTGATTGAACATTCTTATTTAATGTGCAATTGATTTCTTGTGGTTAATTGATTCAGTGGTATGGAAAGTGTCTTTATACTAGTTTTATTAGGTCCAGAGATTATAGGTTGTGATGCTGTAAAATGTTAACATTCTGTTTTCCAAACATTTTTGAAAGGAtaatcattgaaaatttataatcTGGTATTGGGTGAAATTATGTGTTTTCAGGATACTTAATCTTTTAAGAATAGTGTGTATCTTTGTTTATAAGTATGACATCATCCTTTTTATTAGAAATTGTGGAACTAATTATTCTATCTGTGGCCATTAATGCTGGATTCTATCAGTAACTTGATAGTTCCTTGAATAGGAGTTATCACTACCTGTTGACTCAATTGATTGTTGCGGTTATATTGTAGGAAAAACAGGTCAGGACGACGTCTGTTATGTTATTGCAAAGTACGATTATGCTGCACAAGGACCTCAGGAATTGGATCTTAGAAAAAATGAGAGATACTTCCTTCTTGACGATTCCAAACATTGGTGGAAAGTTCAGAATTCAAGAAATCAAGCTGGTTATGTTCCTAGCAACTATGTCAAGAAAGAGAAACCATCCTTATTTGACAGCATCAAAAAGAAGGTAATCTGAATAATCTGATGaataagtttttcatttttctcaatATGGTGGTGAGGTTTCAAAAACAATACTTTTGTGGCAATGTGGGTGAATTTTTATTCTGTTAATTAGGTAAAAAAAGGTTCGGGATCTAAAACTCTTCCTTCAAATAATTCACCATCCAGGACAGTGGATTCTCCAAACATGGCAAGGCGACAGGCTGCTGATCCTTCTGAAGCCATTGGAGTTGCTGTGGTTAAATATAATTATCAAGCACAGCAAGCCGATGAACTGTCATTATCAAAAGGGTCAAGAGTCCTAATTTTAGAGAAAAGTAATGATGGTAAGTTTAGattcatttttattcttaaagaagcagttttttttttcatttgcccATTAGGCTATTTGTATTTCATGAAAGAATTCTATGACAGGTGTATTCGTTTCTTAGCCAAGAATTAAAATCAtcttttaatttttaaattgcTTAAGTTAATCAattcaattattgaaaattcagCTAACCTTACCTAATTTTAGAAAAAAGTAATGATGGTGAATTTGATTTgtttttattcttcaaatatcAGTTTTTTTCGTTTCCAGTATTTTATGTGGAATTtagtgaacattttttttttcaagaattgagatttctttgaattttttagatgaGTTGACCCACACAATTACTGAACATTCATTGAAATATCCATTACTGATCTATCTTTAGATTACTAGCATTTTTTTCATAGGATGGTGGAGAGGTCAAAGTGGAAACCAAGTTGGTTGGTTCCCGTCCAATTATACCCAAGAGGAAGGAGATGCTgatgacacattccacacttaTGCTATGGCTGAAAATGTTTTGGACATTGTTGTGGCACTATATTCCTTTTCTTCCACAAATGATCAAGAATTATCGTTTGAAAAGGGAGATAGACTAGAGATCATCGACCGACCACCAAGTGATCCGGAATGGTAAtaagaaaaatgttatttttgtttataatcTAATTTATATTCAAATAGGTACAAGGCAAGAAACTCCCAAGGACAGATTGGTCTGGTACCGAGGAATTACTTACAGGAGCTTTCTGAATATTTAACACAGCCCTATCAAGAAAGGAACAAGCAAGATAGGATAGACATAATGGAAAGGTCACAGCAGCAACTGGTTGATAAGCCTCATTTAATGGACAGGCCATGGTATTATGGACCGATAACCCGAAATGATTGTGATAATTTATTGAATAGACGAGGACATGATGGTGATTTCTTGATCAGAGACAGCGAGACAAACGTAAGTTTCAAAACTTGTCTGCTTCAAGAATACGAATTACATACTTTCAATGTACTTGAAATGTTCATCATCAAGATACAGGGGTTaagaaaagaattgaaaaaaagattattattttgtatttcattGTTCCTGAGTTCAATCGTTCATTCTAGGTGGGAGATTATTCTGTATCACTTAAAGCGCCTGGACGTAACAAGCACTTCAGGGTGCACGTTGAGGGCGCCCTCTACTGCATAGGACAACGAAAATTCCACACCTTGGATCAACTAGTTGATCACTACCAGAGAGCACCCATTTATACTAATAAACAGGGTGAAAAACTTTACCTTGTACGTCCACTCCCAAAACCTGCCAATGGATAACCTTTTTGAATGAAGTTGCATAGTCTAAGTAGAACAATATTTGTGTGAGTGTTGTATGAATTTTTTTGCAGTAGCTCGTAATGATAAACTTGACGACTTTCTTGAAATTCATTCGATTATCTGGTCATAATATTTGTGaatatgtttattttatttaagtTATTATTAATAAATGTAGAAGATGTACTTTGAAGCTACATTTTCTGCATATTTGTGAGATGGATGAATTGAGTAACCATTGATTGAAGTCTGAAGTGTGATGATTTTTATTTCACTAAATAAACTCAGTGcaaattattatatatttattttcaagaAAACCATGAGAAATTTCAATTCTCTGATGCTTTTATGTggtaagttttcatttttattttcttcaccaAGTTTGAGCGACTTTGTTTCATAGTGGCTTCAAGGTACTTTTCAATTATTTCTATAATATGAAAGAAATATTATTGCAAGAGCTTTTATTGACACATCACATATTGCCTGGGTTGAAAATTactattagaaaaaaatttgggtACTTTAGGTATATCACTTTAAAACAGATTATAAAGAGTGTTTTTACATGAAGAGGCTTACTAAGTGAATTACCAAATTAAGAAATGTCTTCTGAATTAGTGATAAGATTAAATTTTGTTGTGGTGTTCGAAAAAAAGCTCGGCGTTTACGTTTTTGAGAGTATTCAACTTTCTACAAATTCCATTAGTTCAGTTAGTTGAAATTCATGGTATATAAAATATGGTATATTTTATAACGTTAAACTgctgaatatttcaaataaagAAAGCCTTATCTAAAACTTGTTGATAGTAGGTCGAATTAGAGGTGATTTTTCTTATTGAACGGGAAATAGGAAAGTTGTGCAGCCTAAAACTTCTTGACTACAGCTGTCAATTCTCAACCTTACCGCATTCAAAACTTGTTGGGAGGAAGTAATCGACTTGGGGTCATCATGTTAAATTGGGGTGTGATAAGGAAAATTCCAATTTGTTTGCTAATAtatgaaattaataattttggcATTTCTGCTGACTTTGAAGATTTGCACATATAGCCATATCATGAAACGTACAATGATTTCTCAGCTATTATGTATAGGAATGAGTGATGTGTTTGAAGAGAGAAGGACTATGAGGGCCATATTCTAAAAGTTTTGTACGATTTGTAAAGGAAAGGGAAGATGCATAAAGAACACATTGAATTGGTGTTGATTTGTGCTGACCTAAATTACAGATTTCCTGTTGCGAAGGCTTTACTTTCTAAAATAAATGGAACACTAAGGATTCCCCCTTatctggaaaattttcatcattataaatatgaataatatataattattatattattcatCTATGATTTCACTCTATTAAATTATTAACCTGTTTGAAAATGTTTCGCCATTTGATATTACTTTGTATATATAAAAATCTATCTGCAGAAATCTGTAAATTAAAGAaagcattaaaatatttttgacaaatgatttttagaacaaaaataaaacatGAAATACTCATGCTATATATTATTACCATTATcttaaaaaaataatcagtTTTGATTTTTATAGCGATAGGTTATTCTAGTGATACAGTTAACCCTATATATAAGCTTGATTCCTGAAGCTTGTTGGCTAAATCTGTCCTTTAATTTGAAACTGTGTATTATATACATGAATGAACTGTATGTGGATATTTCTCAATATACTTAAATAATGACTTTTGCACTATTATTTGAGACCCTCAGCAGTCCAACGGGTAGCTTCAAGCTTTATTT
The nucleotide sequence above comes from Coccinella septempunctata chromosome 4, icCocSept1.1, whole genome shotgun sequence. Encoded proteins:
- the LOC123312324 gene encoding cytoplasmic protein NCK1 isoform X2; amino-acid sequence: MSSLKLGKTGQDDVCYVIAKYDYAAQGPQELDLRKNERYFLLDDSKHWWKVQNSRNQAGYVPSNYVKKEKPSLFDSIKKKVKKGSGSKTLPSNNSPSRTVDSPNMARRQAADPSEAIGVAVVKYNYQAQQADELSLSKGSRVLILEKSNDGWWRGQSGNQVGWFPSNYTQEEGDADDTFHTYAMAENVLDIVVALYSFSSTNDQELSFEKGDRLEIIDRPPSDPEWYKARNSQGQIGLVPRNYLQELSEYLTQPYQERNKQDRIDIMERSQQQLVDKPHLMDRPWYYGPITRNDCDNLLNRRGHDGDFLIRDSETNVGDYSVSLKAPGRNKHFRVHVEGALYCIGQRKFHTLDQLVDHYQRAPIYTNKQGEKLYLVRPLPKPANG
- the LOC123312324 gene encoding cytoplasmic protein NCK1 isoform X1; this encodes MLETRSVRGMPEPSWQSKSNFGTRVPSHQMAVPNARHGKTGQDDVCYVIAKYDYAAQGPQELDLRKNERYFLLDDSKHWWKVQNSRNQAGYVPSNYVKKEKPSLFDSIKKKVKKGSGSKTLPSNNSPSRTVDSPNMARRQAADPSEAIGVAVVKYNYQAQQADELSLSKGSRVLILEKSNDGWWRGQSGNQVGWFPSNYTQEEGDADDTFHTYAMAENVLDIVVALYSFSSTNDQELSFEKGDRLEIIDRPPSDPEWYKARNSQGQIGLVPRNYLQELSEYLTQPYQERNKQDRIDIMERSQQQLVDKPHLMDRPWYYGPITRNDCDNLLNRRGHDGDFLIRDSETNVGDYSVSLKAPGRNKHFRVHVEGALYCIGQRKFHTLDQLVDHYQRAPIYTNKQGEKLYLVRPLPKPANG